One genomic segment of Sminthopsis crassicaudata isolate SCR6 chromosome 2, ASM4859323v1, whole genome shotgun sequence includes these proteins:
- the HNRNPA0 gene encoding heterogeneous nuclear ribonucleoprotein A0, translated as MENSQLCKLFIGGLNVQTSESGLRGHFEAFGTLTDCVVVVNPQTKRSRCFGFVTYSNVEEADAAMAASPHAVDGNTVELKRAVSREDSARPGAHAKVKKLFVGGLKGDVAEGDLVEHFSQFGTVEKAEIIADKQSGKKRGFGFVYFQSHDAADKAAVVKFHPIQGHRVEVKKAVPKEDIHPGGGGGGSRPSRGGRGGRGRGGGRDQNGLSKGGGGYNSYGGYSGGGGYNAYGGGGASYGGSDYGNGFGGFGSYSQHQSSYGPMKSGGGGGGGGGSSWGGRSNSGPYRGGYGGGGGYGGSSF; from the coding sequence ATGGAGAACTCGCAGTTGTGTAAGCTGTTTATCGGCGGCCTCAACGTGCAGACGAGTGAGTCGGGCCTGCGAGGCCACTTCGAGGCCTTCGGGACCCTGACGGACTGCGTGGTGGTGGTGAATCCCCAGACGAAGCGCTCCCGATGTTTCGGGTTTGTGACCTATTCCAACGTGGAGGAAGCTGATGCCGCCATGGCTGCCTCGCCCCATGCTGTGGACGGCAACACGGTCGAGCTGAAGCGGGCTGTGTCCCGGGAGGACTCGGCCCGTCCCGGCGCCCACGCCAAGGTGAAGAAGCTGTTCGTGGGAGGCCTGAAAGGAGACGTGGCCGAAGGCGACCTGGTGGAGCACTTCTCGCAGTTCGGGACGGTCGAGAAGGCGGAGATTATTGCCGACAAGCAGTCTGGCAAGAAACGTGGTTTCGGCTTCGTTTATTTCCAGAGCCACGACGCCGCCGACAAGGCCGCGGTCGTTAAGTTCCACCCTATCCAGGGCCACCGCGTGGAGGTGAAAAAGGCTGTGCCCAAGGAAGATATCCATcccggaggcggcggcggcgggtcCAGGCCTTCCCGGGGCGGCCGTGGCGGCCGGGGTCGCGGCGGCGGCCGAGACCAGAACGGGCTCTCCAAAGGCGGCGGCGGTTACAACAGCTACGGCGGCTATAGCGGCGGCGGCGGCTACAATGCCTACGGCGGCGGCGGGGCGTCTTACGGCGGCAGCGACTACGGCAACGGGTTCGGCGGCTTCGGCAGCTACAGCCAACACCAGTCTTCGTACGGGCCCATGaagagcggcggcggcggcggcggcggcggcggcagcagctgGGGTGGCCGCAGTAACAGTGGACCTTACAGAGGTGGCTATGGCGGTGGGGGCGGCTATGGAGGCAGCTCCttctag